A section of the Xiphias gladius isolate SHS-SW01 ecotype Sanya breed wild chromosome 10, ASM1685928v1, whole genome shotgun sequence genome encodes:
- the LOC120795757 gene encoding interleukin-6 receptor subunit beta, with protein MSCTLLLPAERCSCALTASNSAGTSPEAQIWLLGASETEPPCPSQITASPLDDNHLDVSWTAPVDRSASGFAVEWFAVREKNSSILHWQTLNSSRTTLVITEGVKPMERYAVSVKALYDGRGAGKNRTLHIYTRQGAPSAGPNLQVQQISGGTVELSWSPMPVELLHGFIHNYTLHYTTANQPARSVFVPGHVHRYSLENLSPGNYDIFMQANTDAGAGAAGPVANVHIDSEEISTVMYPVLPLMLTSVALALMACLAQNKMVKRKLRQFVPDPSNSSLAHWNPTTTFESTKPPSVLETPEMKCYEVILLGESELQKPSLDQVTSHQSVCNLRTYSSHRYPPPPVSGSQTPQNTRISEKKFNRSPVRAKTNSNTDLSIYSSVVLSQTLRNPPAPILPPSYRQSDKWQHGSCQR; from the exons AGCCACCCTGCCCGAGCCAAATCACTGCAAGTCCACTGGATGACAACCACCTAGATGTTAGTTGGACAGCCCCGGTCGATCGATCAGCGAGCGGCTTTGCCGTGGAGTGGTTTGCTGTCAGAGAGAAGAACAGCAGCATCCTGCACTGGCAAACCTTGAATAGTTCCCGTACGACGCTTGTCATCACAG AGGGAGTAAAGCCGATGGAGCGTTATGCCGTCTCTGTCAAGGCGCTGTATGACGGGCGAGGGGCAGGGAAGAACAGGACGCTTCACATTTACACACGCCAAGGAG CGCCATCAGCTGGTCCTAATCTGCAGGTGCAACAGATCTCCGGCGGGACAGTGGAGCTCAGCTGGAGTCCCATGCCTGTGGAACTGCTCCATGGTTTCATCCACAACTACACACTCCACTACACCACCGCAAACCAACCAGCCAGGA GCGTGTTTGTGCCTGGTCATGTTCACCGTTACTCTCTGGAGAACCTGTCGCCTGGTAACTACGACATCTTCATGCAGGCCAACACTGACGCCGGCGCCGGAGCAGCTGGGCCCGTAGCTAATGTGCACATTG aCTCTGAGGAAATCTCGACAGTGATGTATCCCGTCCTTCCTCTCATGCTGACTTCAGTGGCACTTGCACTGATGGCCTGCCTGGCTCAGAATAAGAT GGTGAAACGGAAGCTGCGTCAGTTCGTTCCTGACCCTTCCAACAGCAGTCTGGCCCACTGGAACCCAACAACCACCTTTGAG agTACGAAGCCGCCTTCAGTACTAGAGACGCCTGAAATGAAATGCTATGAAGTTATACTGCTTGGTGAAAGTGAACTGCAGAAGCCCAGCCTGGATCAGGTCACCAGTCATCAGAGCGTCTGTAACCTCCGAACATATTCTTCCCACCGGTACCCTCCACCTCCAGTTTCAGGGTCTCAGACACCCCAAAATACCAGAATATCAGAAAAGAAGTTCAACAGGAGCCCAGTCAGAGCCAAGACGAATTCCAACACTGACCTCTCCATCTACTCCAGCGTCGTCCTCTCTCAGACTCTCAGAAATCCTCCTGCACCCATCTTGCCCCCTTCTTATCGCCAGTCCGACAAGTGGCAGCACGGCAGCTGTCAGCGTTAG